One stretch of Lacrimispora sphenoides DNA includes these proteins:
- a CDS encoding DUF3783 domain-containing protein — translation MAARKEMVLYYQPEKDRQSGNDTKAAKLKAVLVRMGIRIKNISPEQVNQTVGYLAGFDGFEEKEQENCPDVEEEILVMKNFSNRRIDELLLNLRRAGVPKIHLKAVITDTNCKWKFYDLYLELKKEHDTMSGTNETDPKEAEANETDTV, via the coding sequence ATGGCAGCGAGAAAAGAAATGGTCCTGTATTATCAGCCTGAAAAGGACAGGCAGAGCGGAAATGATACAAAGGCCGCGAAGCTAAAAGCAGTTCTTGTCCGTATGGGGATACGGATTAAAAACATTTCCCCGGAACAGGTGAACCAGACCGTAGGATATCTGGCAGGCTTTGACGGCTTTGAAGAAAAGGAGCAGGAGAATTGCCCTGATGTGGAAGAGGAGATCCTGGTAATGAAAAATTTTTCAAACCGCCGGATTGACGAACTGCTCTTAAACTTAAGGCGGGCCGGAGTTCCTAAAATCCACCTAAAGGCAGTAATCACCGATACCAACTGTAAATGGAAATTCTATGACCTGTATCTGGAGCTTAAGAAAGAACATGACACCATGTCAGGAACGAATGAGACAGATCCGAAGGAAGCGGAAGCGAACGAAACTGATACGGTTTAA
- a CDS encoding diaminopimelate dehydrogenase, whose translation MTIKIGIAGYGNLGKGVECAIRHNPDLELSAVFTRRDPASLTLLTPGVKVYSMEEAISKKDSIDVMILCGGSAADLPVQTPLLARHFNVVDSFDTHARIPQHFEAVDGAAKEGNKVGIISVGWDPGMFSLNRLYGESILPGGHDYTFWGRGVSQGHSDAIRRIEGVRDARQYTIPVEEALEAVRSGKNPELSTREKHTRECFVVAEENADLDRIRKEIVSMPNYFADYDTTVHFIGEEELNRDHRGIPHGGFVIRTGKTGWEDENSHVIEYSLKLDSNPEFTASVLTAYARAVYRLNQEGQSGCKTVLDIAPAYLSAFSGKELRGRLL comes from the coding sequence ATGACGATAAAAATAGGTATTGCAGGCTATGGGAATCTGGGAAAAGGGGTGGAATGTGCCATCCGTCATAATCCGGATCTTGAGCTTTCTGCCGTATTTACCAGAAGAGATCCGGCATCATTAACCCTTCTTACTCCGGGTGTAAAGGTGTATTCCATGGAGGAAGCTATTTCAAAAAAGGATTCCATTGATGTGATGATCCTCTGCGGCGGAAGCGCAGCAGATCTTCCGGTACAGACTCCCCTTCTTGCCAGACATTTCAATGTAGTGGACAGCTTTGATACCCACGCACGGATCCCCCAGCATTTTGAAGCGGTGGATGGGGCTGCAAAGGAAGGAAACAAGGTTGGAATCATATCTGTTGGCTGGGACCCGGGCATGTTTTCCTTAAACCGCCTGTATGGAGAGTCCATTTTACCAGGCGGCCATGATTATACGTTCTGGGGCAGGGGCGTAAGCCAGGGCCATTCCGATGCGATCCGCAGGATAGAAGGTGTCCGGGATGCCAGACAGTATACCATTCCGGTTGAAGAAGCCCTCGAAGCGGTCCGCAGCGGGAAAAATCCAGAACTGTCCACCAGAGAGAAGCATACCCGCGAGTGTTTTGTAGTGGCGGAAGAGAATGCAGATTTAGACCGGATCAGGAAAGAAATCGTATCAATGCCCAATTATTTTGCAGATTATGATACTACGGTTCATTTTATCGGCGAAGAGGAACTTAACCGGGACCACAGGGGAATTCCCCATGGAGGATTTGTCATAAGGACCGGAAAGACAGGCTGGGAGGATGAGAACAGCCATGTGATCGAATACAGCCTAAAGCTGGATTCCAATCCGGAATTTACGGCCTCCGTGCTGACGGCTTATGCTAGAGCCGTTTATCGTTTGAATCAAGAAGGGCAGAGCGGATGCAAAACCGTGCTTGATATTGCTCCGGCATATTTAAGTGCCTTTAGCGGAAAAGAGCTGAGAGGACGTCTGTTATAA
- the spoVG gene encoding septation regulator SpoVG — MQITDVRVRRIEKEGKMKAIVSITLDNEFVIHDIKVIEGEKGLFIAMPSRKAADGEYRDIAHPINSDTRDMIQKVILDKYETTALEMPEVTAFA; from the coding sequence ATGCAGATTACAGACGTGAGGGTTAGACGTATCGAAAAAGAAGGAAAGATGAAAGCAATAGTATCCATTACTCTTGATAATGAATTTGTAATTCATGATATCAAGGTAATCGAAGGGGAGAAGGGGCTATTTATTGCTATGCCAAGCCGCAAGGCTGCTGATGGGGAATACCGGGATATTGCACATCCCATTAATTCCGACACCCGTGATATGATCCAGAAGGTCATTCTGGATAAGTATGAGACCACGGCATTAGAGATGCCGGAGGTGACGGCATTTGCTTAA
- the glgD gene encoding glucose-1-phosphate adenylyltransferase subunit GlgD: MRAIGIVLAGGNSKRMRELSNKRAISAMPIAGNYRSIDFALSNMTNSHIQNVAVLTQYNSRSLHLHLSSSKWWDFGRKQGGLFVFTPTITAESSDWYRGTADALFQNLTFLKNSHEPYVVIAAGDGIYKLDYGKVLEYHIEKKADITVVCTELPQGEDITRFGLVRTNEDGRITDFEEKPMVASSNVVSCGIYVIRRRQLIELIERCAMEDRYDFVNDILIRYRNLKRIYAYKMNTYWRNIASVESYYKTNMDFLKSEVRDYFFRQYPDVYSKIDDLPPAKYNPGASVKNSLISSGSIVNGVVENSVLFKKAYVGNNCVIKNSIILNDVYIGDNTVIENCIVESRDTIRANTTHIGTPDNIKIVLEKNERYTL; the protein is encoded by the coding sequence ATGAGAGCGATAGGAATTGTATTAGCAGGCGGAAACAGTAAGAGAATGCGGGAATTATCCAATAAAAGGGCGATCTCGGCCATGCCCATTGCCGGGAATTACCGCAGCATTGATTTTGCCCTCAGCAATATGACGAATTCCCATATTCAGAACGTAGCGGTTTTAACTCAGTATAATTCCAGATCGCTTCATCTGCATTTGAGCTCTTCTAAATGGTGGGATTTTGGAAGAAAGCAGGGGGGATTGTTTGTATTCACTCCAACCATTACCGCGGAAAGCAGTGACTGGTACCGGGGAACTGCAGATGCGCTTTTCCAGAACCTTACATTCTTAAAGAACAGCCATGAACCCTATGTTGTCATTGCGGCAGGTGACGGCATCTATAAGCTGGATTATGGAAAAGTTCTGGAATATCATATTGAGAAGAAGGCTGATATTACCGTCGTATGTACGGAGCTTCCGCAGGGAGAGGATATCACACGATTCGGTCTGGTGAGAACCAATGAAGACGGAAGGATCACAGACTTTGAGGAAAAGCCTATGGTCGCATCTTCTAATGTCGTATCCTGCGGTATTTATGTCATCCGCAGACGGCAGCTGATTGAGCTCATTGAGCGCTGCGCTATGGAAGACCGTTATGATTTTGTAAACGATATTCTGATACGATACCGGAACCTTAAGAGGATTTATGCTTACAAGATGAACACTTACTGGAGGAATATCGCTTCTGTTGAGTCTTACTACAAGACCAACATGGATTTCCTGAAATCGGAAGTGAGGGATTATTTCTTCCGCCAGTACCCGGATGTTTATTCTAAAATAGATGATTTGCCACCGGCAAAGTATAATCCGGGAGCCTCAGTTAAGAACAGTTTGATATCCAGCGGCAGCATTGTCAATGGAGTGGTCGAAAATTCTGTTCTGTTTAAAAAGGCATATGTAGGCAATAACTGTGTCATTAAAAATTCTATAATTTTAAATGACGTTTACATAGGTGATAATACGGTTATTGAAAATTGTATAGTGGAAAGCCGGGATACGATCCGGGCGAATACCACTCATATTGGAACACCGGACAATATAAAAATTGTCTTAGAGAAAAACGAAAGATACACATTATAA
- a CDS encoding glucose-1-phosphate adenylyltransferase, whose product MIKKEMIAMLLAGGQGSRLGVLTQKVAKPAVSFGGKYRIIDFPLSNCINSGVDTVGVLTQYQPLRLNTHIGIGIPWDLDRNVGGVTILPPYEKSKGSDWYTGTANAIYQNLEYMETYNPDYVLILSGDHIYKMDYEVMLEYHKANNADITIAAMPVPIEEASRFGILITDESNRITEFEEKPVNPRSNLASMGIYIFSWKVLKEALIKMSEVPGCDFGKHIIPYCFEAGDRVFAYEYNGYWKDVGTLSSYWEANMELIDIIPEFNLYEEYWKIYTKSDIIPPQYVSEEAVIDRSIIGEGSEICGEIHNSVIGAGVTIKKGAVVRDSIIMRECVLGENVKIQKAIIAENVKIGANSELGCGEFASSKYDPKVYQSDLVTVGENSTIPENVKVGKNTAIVGETTAEDYTDGELAGGDYIIKAGGIR is encoded by the coding sequence GTGATCAAGAAAGAAATGATTGCCATGCTTTTGGCAGGCGGCCAGGGAAGCCGGTTAGGCGTGTTAACGCAAAAAGTGGCCAAACCAGCAGTATCATTTGGCGGCAAGTACCGTATAATTGATTTCCCACTCAGTAACTGCATCAACTCAGGAGTAGATACAGTGGGAGTTCTGACTCAGTATCAGCCATTGCGCTTAAATACCCATATCGGGATCGGCATCCCATGGGATTTGGACCGGAACGTTGGCGGCGTCACGATCCTTCCTCCCTATGAAAAGAGCAAGGGTAGTGATTGGTATACTGGAACGGCAAATGCCATCTATCAGAACCTCGAATATATGGAAACTTACAATCCGGACTATGTCCTCATATTGTCAGGAGACCATATCTATAAGATGGATTATGAGGTCATGCTGGAATACCATAAAGCGAATAATGCTGATATCACCATAGCTGCTATGCCGGTGCCGATTGAGGAAGCCAGCCGTTTTGGAATCCTTATAACCGATGAGAGCAACCGTATCACGGAGTTTGAAGAAAAACCGGTAAATCCAAGAAGCAACCTGGCATCCATGGGTATCTACATATTCAGCTGGAAAGTATTAAAAGAGGCACTTATCAAGATGTCTGAAGTACCAGGCTGTGATTTCGGAAAGCATATCATTCCATATTGCTTCGAAGCAGGGGACCGGGTATTTGCTTATGAATACAATGGTTATTGGAAGGATGTGGGAACTTTAAGCTCTTACTGGGAAGCCAACATGGAGCTGATTGATATCATTCCGGAATTTAATCTTTACGAGGAGTACTGGAAGATCTATACAAAGAGCGACATCATACCGCCTCAATATGTGTCGGAAGAGGCTGTTATAGACAGAAGCATCATCGGAGAAGGGTCAGAAATCTGCGGAGAAATCCACAATTCCGTTATTGGTGCCGGTGTTACCATTAAAAAGGGAGCCGTGGTCAGGGATTCCATCATCATGAGGGAATGCGTACTGGGAGAGAATGTCAAGATCCAGAAAGCCATTATCGCTGAAAATGTAAAGATAGGAGCGAACTCTGAGCTTGGTTGCGGGGAATTTGCCTCCAGCAAATATGATCCCAAGGTCTATCAGTCCGATCTGGTAACAGTCGGTGAGAATTCAACCATACCGGAAAATGTGAAGGTAGGTAAGAATACGGCAATCGTCGGTGAAACAACAGCAGAAGATTATACTGACGGTGAGCTGGCTGGCGGAGACTACATCATAAAGGCAGGTGGCATACGATGA
- the asnS gene encoding asparagine--tRNA ligase produces the protein MDLITVRQIYKDKESLLNTQVTIGGWVRSLRDSKSFGFIVLNDGTYFETLQVVYHDTMENFSEISKLNVGTAVIVTGTLVPTPDAKQPFEIQADKIIVEGTSTPDYPLQKKRHSFEYLRTISHLRPRTNTFQAVFRVRSLIAYAIHQFFQERDFVYVHTPIITGSDCEGAGEMFQVTTMDLTDIPKTKEGSADFTQDFFGKPTNLTVSGQLNAETYAMAFRNVYTFGPTFRAENSNTTRHAAEFWMIEPEMAFADLDDNMELAEAMLKYVIRFVLEHAPEEMNFFNQFVDKELLNRLNHVLNSEFARVTYTEAIELLEKHNEEFDYKVFWGCDLQTEHERYLTEQLYKKPVFVTDYPKEIKAFYMKLNPDNKTVAAVDCLVPGIGEIIGGSQREDNYDKLVARMDELGLEKEDYEFYLDLRKYGSTRHAGFGLGFERCVMYLTGMGNIRDVVPFPRTVNNCEL, from the coding sequence ATGGATTTAATCACTGTAAGACAAATATATAAAGACAAAGAATCACTTCTTAACACGCAGGTTACGATCGGAGGCTGGGTGAGAAGTTTACGGGATTCCAAATCATTTGGATTCATTGTTTTAAATGACGGAACTTATTTTGAAACACTTCAGGTCGTCTATCATGACACTATGGAAAATTTCTCTGAAATATCCAAACTCAATGTAGGAACCGCTGTTATCGTCACCGGTACCCTGGTACCCACTCCCGATGCAAAACAGCCATTTGAGATCCAGGCGGATAAAATTATTGTTGAAGGGACTTCTACACCGGACTATCCCCTTCAGAAAAAGCGCCATTCCTTTGAATATTTAAGAACCATTTCCCATCTGCGTCCCAGAACCAATACCTTCCAGGCTGTTTTCCGTGTGCGTTCTCTGATCGCTTATGCCATTCACCAGTTCTTCCAGGAAAGGGACTTTGTGTATGTACACACCCCCATCATTACCGGAAGCGACTGTGAGGGTGCCGGTGAGATGTTCCAGGTTACTACCATGGATTTAACAGATATTCCAAAGACTAAGGAAGGGTCTGCGGATTTCACCCAGGACTTCTTTGGAAAGCCTACCAACTTAACCGTAAGCGGCCAGCTCAATGCGGAAACTTATGCTATGGCATTCCGCAATGTTTATACCTTTGGACCTACGTTCCGTGCAGAAAACTCCAATACCACCCGCCATGCCGCAGAGTTCTGGATGATTGAGCCGGAGATGGCCTTTGCCGATTTGGATGATAATATGGAGCTGGCAGAAGCCATGCTTAAATATGTGATCCGTTTCGTCCTGGAGCATGCACCGGAAGAGATGAACTTCTTCAATCAGTTTGTGGACAAGGAGCTTCTTAACCGCTTAAACCATGTTTTAAACTCTGAATTTGCCCGTGTGACTTACACCGAGGCCATAGAGCTTCTGGAAAAGCACAATGAGGAATTTGACTATAAGGTGTTCTGGGGCTGTGACTTACAGACCGAGCATGAGCGCTATTTAACCGAGCAGCTCTATAAGAAGCCTGTATTCGTAACAGACTATCCAAAGGAGATCAAGGCCTTCTACATGAAGCTGAATCCGGATAATAAGACCGTGGCTGCCGTAGACTGTCTGGTACCCGGAATCGGCGAGATCATCGGAGGAAGCCAGAGAGAGGACAATTATGACAAGCTTGTGGCACGTATGGACGAGCTTGGCCTTGAGAAAGAGGATTACGAATTCTATCTTGACTTAAGAAAATACGGATCTACCCGCCATGCAGGCTTTGGCCTTGGCTTTGAGCGCTGCGTGATGTATCTTACCGGAATGGGCAACATCCGTGACGTGGTTCCATTCCCAAGAACTGTCAACAACTGCGAGCTTTAA